DNA sequence from the Syntrophorhabdaceae bacterium genome:
GACAACCGTCGAAATTGAACTGTCTGAATATCATTCCATCACCTCGGTTGCATATTTTTGGCGTGCTGCCTTGATGATTCTCGTGGCGGCGAGCTTGGAGAGGACGACCGCGTCTTCGAGAGAAAGGTATCCTGAAACGGAGCGGTCAAAGAGCGTCTTGACAGACGGGGGAAATTCTTCGTCTCCTTCCCAGAGAATGAACGTGAGGGGCACCCGGGGGAAGGCGAACAATGTAAACGATGCGTCGCCGTATTCTTCTTCGTTTCCTCCCAGGATCATCCCTGACTCAAGAAAGGCATCGCGGTGGTATCCGAAGGCTGAGGTAAGAGGTTTTAAAACTCTTGTTTCGAACACGGGGAGGTAATGGCGGGCCCCGGGGATATCCTCATATGCCGCCTGTTCCCCCTGAAGGGGCTCCCCGGTTGCGGCTATCAGGTAATGGAGCGCGATGATCTTCGAAACGAGGCTCACGCCGGCGTCTTTCGAGCTTTTGAAGGAAAATCCGGGTGTGGCGATCAGAAAGAGCTCGTCGAAAAAAGGGACCTCTATCACGCCTTTGCCCTCGGAGCCGCGATACAGGGCGCCGGCATTCAGGGCCTGGCCCTCCACGCCTTTTTCCATAAGCGCGTCGCACGCCAACTCGAAGACCTTTTTATATGCCTTTTGCTTCGGCATCTGCATGGTATTTACCACCCGGGGCCGAAGAGGGTGCAGGATTTAACGCTCCACCTTCCCCTCGATCGCCTTTCGCACCTGTGCCATCTTTTCCGCGTAGTTCCCGCTTTGGAATATCTCGGTGCCCATGACGAGTATGTCCGCGCCCGCTTCTACCGCACGATATGCATTCTGTGCCTTTAACCCGCCGTCCACTTCGAGATCGATGCTCCTGCCCGAATTGTCGATCATCTCCCGGATCTTTCTTATTTTGCGCTCCATGGACTCCATATATTTTTGGCCGCCGAAACCGGGATTGACCGTCATGATGAGCACCATATCGATAACATCGAACACATACTTGATCTCCTCTTCGGGGGTCGAAGGATTGAGCGATATTCCCGCCTTTTTACCCAAAGATTTTATCACGTCTATAGTACGGAGCATATGTTTATCGGCTTCCGCATGAATCGTGACGATATCGGCTCCCCCTTCGATGAAATCGGCCACATACCTTTCAGGATGCTCGATCATGAGGTGGACGTCCAGGGGGATTGTCGCTGATTTTTTCACCGCACGGACGATAAGGGGGCCGATGGTAATGTTGGGGACGAAATGGCCGTCCATTACGTCTACATGTATAAGGTCCGCTCCCGCCTTTTCCACATCACTGATTTCCCGACCCAGTCTCGAGAAATCACAACTCAGAATGGAAGGGGCAATACGCACGTTTCTCATTTCATCCTCCGTTCACGCTGATGAAGATTTCGTCTTCATCGTTAAAAATAGTCTTTGAGGGTGTGGCGACCATTTTGGGCGGCGAGCCGTTGGCAGGCTCTTCCCTCCCGTAGAAGAAGCGGTACTTGATCTTCTTGCCGTCCATTTCTCCTGAAAGAGTATTGATATCGGCATTTTTGACATCGGGCATAAGATAATATTTCTTCATTCCCTGTCCCACGAAGAGGGTGACGCCGCTTCCCTGGAGCAATTTTGTGCCCTGTGAAGGTATCTGGGCCACGACCTGGCCCGCGTTTTTATGAGGGACAAATATGGTTTTTTCGATCTCCATCTGTTTCGCCCTCAAGTTCGCTTCGGCCTCTTCCAATTTCTCGTGAACAAAGGAAGGGAGCTCCACCAGCTCGGGGCCTTCCGATACGAGG
Encoded proteins:
- a CDS encoding DUF3786 domain-containing protein is translated as MQMPKQKAYKKVFELACDALMEKGVEGQALNAGALYRGSEGKGVIEVPFFDELFLIATPGFSFKSSKDAGVSLVSKIIALHYLIAATGEPLQGEQAAYEDIPGARHYLPVFETRVLKPLTSAFGYHRDAFLESGMILGGNEEEYGDASFTLFAFPRVPLTFILWEGDEEFPPSVKTLFDRSVSGYLSLEDAVVLSKLAATRIIKAARQKYATEVME
- the rpe gene encoding ribulose-phosphate 3-epimerase codes for the protein MRNVRIAPSILSCDFSRLGREISDVEKAGADLIHVDVMDGHFVPNITIGPLIVRAVKKSATIPLDVHLMIEHPERYVADFIEGGADIVTIHAEADKHMLRTIDVIKSLGKKAGISLNPSTPEEEIKYVFDVIDMVLIMTVNPGFGGQKYMESMERKIRKIREMIDNSGRSIDLEVDGGLKAQNAYRAVEAGADILVMGTEIFQSGNYAEKMAQVRKAIEGKVER
- a CDS encoding PASTA domain-containing protein, giving the protein MSFKKGILYLFTPIAVFLLSSYMTVNILLKTGATVICPDLRGQKVEDAKRVAEGRGLSLSVLRYEPRNDIPYGYITVQKPEANITVRTGRVVMVLVSEGPELVELPSFVHEKLEEAEANLRAKQMEIEKTIFVPHKNAGQVVAQIPSQGTKLLQGSGVTLFVGQGMKKYYLMPDVKNADINTLSGEMDGKKIKYRFFYGREEPANGSPPKMVATPSKTIFNDEDEIFISVNGG